One stretch of Pandoraea oxalativorans DNA includes these proteins:
- a CDS encoding serine hydrolase domain-containing protein: MNVERHSRPAGARNTAQSVMPGDWHAVAHAMGRTGASARRVVLTILLGTATLMTAGHTLAQTPSNAPSNAAASSATAITNTTGAVVALPSSGAVTPIKPAVPIGQTTIAQGIAQLKERYNLSHVWLRTESDGGVALEAATPGDEVQQLLPVASLSKSVTAIGIALLVQQGKLSLDARLSDLLTEYAKAHGKPLDPSLRELTVRRLLAHRAGLATNGFNDPVNGLFSGLAIRRVGGSADFFNYLDAGEASHSTGRSDFVYSNVSYLLLGMVIEAVSGEDYKDFCEKHIFAPLGVADAKLPESWRLLAPFAGWQMSTGALLKVWRVFDVRHPSLLTEKTLRALLLDKQSGPVNSDRDVYYTLGVFLLPGAGDRSYRVSHDGIADFFRTQSTYYTVVEKTVPGDSWALVVSPIPPRGQFGALQRDARRIIRQARLVP, from the coding sequence CGCAATCGGTCATGCCGGGCGACTGGCATGCCGTGGCGCACGCCATGGGGCGCACCGGCGCATCTGCACGCCGGGTTGTCCTGACCATCCTGCTGGGCACTGCCACGTTGATGACGGCGGGCCATACGCTCGCCCAAACACCGTCGAATGCGCCATCGAATGCGGCGGCCTCATCGGCCACCGCAATCACCAACACCACCGGCGCGGTCGTCGCCTTGCCGTCATCGGGCGCGGTCACGCCGATCAAGCCCGCCGTGCCGATCGGTCAGACGACCATCGCGCAGGGTATCGCGCAGCTCAAAGAGCGCTACAACCTCTCGCACGTCTGGCTGCGCACCGAGTCGGACGGTGGCGTCGCGCTCGAAGCCGCCACGCCGGGCGACGAAGTCCAGCAGTTGCTGCCCGTCGCGAGCCTGTCGAAGTCGGTGACGGCGATCGGCATCGCCTTGCTGGTGCAGCAAGGCAAGTTGTCGCTCGACGCCAGACTCAGCGACCTGCTCACCGAATACGCCAAGGCCCACGGCAAGCCGCTCGACCCGTCATTGCGCGAGCTGACGGTACGACGCCTGCTCGCCCATCGCGCAGGCCTGGCGACGAACGGCTTCAACGATCCGGTCAATGGCCTGTTCAGCGGGCTGGCGATTCGTCGTGTGGGCGGCAGCGCCGACTTCTTCAACTATCTGGATGCGGGTGAAGCCAGCCATTCGACGGGCCGCTCCGACTTCGTCTATTCGAACGTCTCGTACCTGTTGCTCGGGATGGTGATCGAGGCGGTGTCCGGCGAGGATTACAAGGACTTCTGCGAGAAGCACATCTTCGCGCCGCTGGGCGTAGCGGATGCGAAGCTGCCCGAAAGCTGGCGCCTGCTTGCGCCGTTCGCGGGCTGGCAGATGTCGACGGGCGCGTTGCTCAAGGTGTGGCGCGTGTTCGACGTGCGCCACCCGAGTCTGCTCACGGAGAAGACGCTGCGCGCTTTGTTGCTTGATAAGCAGTCGGGGCCGGTGAACTCGGATCGCGATGTCTATTACACGCTTGGTGTGTTCCTGCTGCCGGGGGCCGGGGATCGAAGCTATCGCGTCAGTCACGACGGTATTGCCGACTTCTTCCGCACGCAGTCGACCTATTACACCGTGGTGGAGAAGACCGTGCCGGGCGACAGTTGGGCGCTGGTGGTCTCGCCGATTCCGCCGCGCGGCCAGTTCGGCGCGCTGCAGCGCGACGCGCGGCGCATCATTCGACAGGCGCGTCTGGTGCCTTGA
- a CDS encoding GIY-YIG nuclease family protein has protein sequence MTVAAPKPWYLYLLECAGGRIYTGITVDVEARYAAHVAGKGARFTRAYPPSRVLLSLSFSDRSTASRAEYRIKQLSASQKRGLIAGTYACDFSDLATRADIADRADLGHAAVAEPSLKAPDAPVE, from the coding sequence ATGACCGTCGCCGCACCGAAGCCCTGGTATCTCTATTTGCTGGAGTGTGCCGGTGGACGCATTTACACGGGGATCACGGTCGACGTGGAGGCGCGTTACGCGGCGCATGTGGCAGGCAAGGGGGCGCGCTTCACGCGGGCCTATCCGCCGTCGCGTGTGTTGCTCTCACTGTCGTTTTCCGACCGGTCGACGGCCTCGCGTGCCGAGTACCGCATCAAGCAACTGAGCGCATCGCAGAAACGCGGCCTGATTGCGGGGACGTATGCGTGCGACTTCTCCGATCTCGCCACGCGCGCAGATATTGCAGATCGCGCGGATCTCGGCCACGCCGCCGTCGCCGAGCCCTCCCTCAAGGCACCAGACGCGCCTGTCGAATGA
- a CDS encoding SLC13 family permease: MNETVSSETLHASNLLRRERLRARLRALGGYAAFVLLALALWAASHGSTTLGLSPTAAQAAVLVLFTIGAWAFGLFPEPVTTLTFFLLATLLHVAKPEVIFAGFHSAAWWLVFGGAVTGLAVRTTGLGSRLASTVFALKRPTYPRYVASVMVAAVGLAFVMPSTTGRILLLIPIVLALADRIGLTEGRRGRTGLVMMVAAASYMPPTTILPANIPNSVLMGAADSFYGVKLHYAPYLLLHFPVLGALKAVILVWVVCRLFPDDGPLTNTSTTTAPPLTADARHLSILLALALAGFATDAWHSISPAWISVAAAIICLLPAIHIVTPKTFTDQMQITPLIYVAGFLGVGAVVADSGLGEKVARLCLDAVGMVPGTPVTNAAWLIAIGAAIGLVATLPGLPAVLTPLAGQLSTASGLPLYTVLMLQVPVFSTVLLPYQSPPMMIAMHLGGVGMRDGTRLTVVMTVISLVLLFPLDYVWWRVLGMLP, encoded by the coding sequence ATGAACGAAACGGTTTCGTCGGAGACATTGCACGCCTCGAATCTCTTGCGTCGCGAACGATTGCGCGCCCGGTTGCGGGCGCTCGGCGGTTACGCCGCCTTCGTGCTTCTCGCGCTGGCGCTATGGGCTGCAAGTCATGGAAGCACCACGCTCGGGCTATCGCCCACGGCAGCGCAAGCGGCAGTCCTCGTGCTCTTTACCATCGGCGCGTGGGCGTTCGGTCTGTTCCCCGAACCCGTCACTACGCTGACCTTCTTCCTGCTCGCAACGCTCCTACATGTCGCGAAGCCGGAAGTCATCTTTGCCGGTTTCCACTCCGCCGCATGGTGGCTCGTCTTCGGCGGCGCAGTCACCGGGCTTGCCGTGCGCACGACCGGGCTCGGTTCACGGCTCGCGTCCACGGTGTTCGCGCTCAAGCGTCCGACATACCCGCGCTATGTCGCGTCCGTCATGGTGGCCGCCGTCGGTCTCGCTTTCGTGATGCCCTCGACCACCGGGCGCATTCTGCTGCTCATCCCCATCGTGCTCGCGCTCGCGGATCGCATCGGTCTCACTGAAGGACGACGCGGACGCACCGGTCTCGTGATGATGGTCGCCGCCGCGAGCTACATGCCGCCGACCACGATCCTCCCTGCGAACATTCCGAACAGCGTGCTGATGGGCGCAGCCGACTCCTTCTATGGCGTGAAGCTGCACTACGCGCCGTACCTGCTGCTCCACTTCCCCGTGCTCGGCGCCCTCAAGGCAGTCATTCTCGTATGGGTCGTCTGTCGTCTGTTCCCGGACGACGGTCCGCTGACGAACACGTCCACCACCACCGCGCCACCACTCACCGCCGACGCGCGCCATCTGTCCATTCTGCTGGCACTCGCGCTGGCAGGCTTTGCGACGGACGCATGGCACAGCATCTCGCCCGCGTGGATCTCCGTGGCCGCCGCGATCATTTGTCTGTTGCCCGCGATTCATATCGTGACGCCGAAGACCTTCACCGACCAGATGCAGATCACGCCGCTCATCTACGTCGCGGGGTTCCTCGGCGTGGGCGCCGTCGTTGCGGATAGCGGACTGGGAGAGAAAGTTGCGCGATTGTGTCTGGATGCCGTGGGCATGGTGCCCGGCACGCCAGTCACCAATGCGGCGTGGCTCATCGCCATCGGCGCGGCCATCGGGCTTGTGGCGACCCTGCCCGGCCTGCCCGCCGTACTCACACCGCTCGCGGGCCAGCTCTCCACGGCGAGCGGGCTGCCGCTCTACACCGTCCTGATGCTTCAGGTGCCGGTGTTCTCCACCGTGTTGTTGCCGTATCAAAGCCCGCCGATGATGATCGCGATGCACCTCGGCGGCGTGGGCATGCGAGACGGCACACGGCTGACCGTCGTGATGACAGTCATCTCACTGGTGCTGCTCTTCCCGTTGGATTACGTGTGGTGGCGTGTGCTCGGCATGTTGCCGTAA
- the sctE gene encoding type III secretion system translocon subunit SctE, whose product MRNDKRSDDWLASEDFLPDDVDTGAWQEAESAFARLLQRLYSLGGAMAADGMNPPSSFGVTDLASLEKLDPSTLVMVASMISMQAMGDTAKSTQKALELLAERQDKLRQEDLQKFREQMDAATKDADKARKGGIFGVIFDWIVAAVDVVVGAVKVVTGVLTMNPLMIAGGIADVGAGVAGIGAAVYKTMALVDPKNAEKYEAEATKWGYAQMAFQALGMVVGFGTSVRGFMVSRSVTKAATRVMKGGAGEALTKAVKAGDDAAIGAIKQRVVSEVSYQVGTEVGKRVGKSLAQNGTRTARNLAKRGFNRMAEQFTQQMVERMVSRSFDSVVKSTGKQVAKGARVTAADVTKSFSRQIGAQGRRAIVRGMWSLSGVIRGGVVGAREITAGAIGIQRAKLQRQARDMGTEMMWLQFLMELNGDDKKRVAKRMETLSAQQGEIAASASDAVTKTGAVRIRIAASMA is encoded by the coding sequence GTGCGAAACGACAAGCGGTCGGACGATTGGCTCGCGTCGGAAGACTTTCTTCCCGACGACGTCGACACAGGGGCGTGGCAAGAGGCGGAAAGTGCGTTCGCCCGCTTGCTGCAGCGCCTGTATTCGCTGGGCGGTGCGATGGCGGCGGACGGTATGAATCCCCCGTCGTCGTTCGGCGTGACCGATCTTGCGAGTCTCGAAAAACTCGATCCGTCCACGCTCGTGATGGTCGCGTCGATGATCTCGATGCAGGCGATGGGCGACACGGCGAAGTCGACGCAGAAGGCATTGGAACTGCTCGCTGAGCGTCAGGACAAGCTGCGGCAGGAAGACCTGCAAAAATTCCGCGAGCAGATGGACGCCGCTACGAAAGACGCCGACAAGGCGCGCAAGGGAGGCATCTTCGGGGTGATCTTCGACTGGATCGTGGCGGCCGTCGATGTCGTTGTCGGCGCCGTCAAGGTCGTGACCGGTGTGCTGACGATGAACCCGCTGATGATTGCGGGTGGCATCGCGGACGTTGGCGCGGGCGTCGCCGGCATCGGTGCTGCGGTCTACAAGACGATGGCGCTCGTCGATCCGAAGAATGCCGAGAAGTACGAGGCGGAAGCCACGAAGTGGGGCTACGCGCAGATGGCGTTTCAGGCGCTTGGGATGGTTGTCGGCTTCGGTACGTCGGTGCGCGGATTCATGGTTTCGCGCTCGGTGACGAAGGCCGCTACGCGCGTGATGAAGGGCGGGGCGGGCGAAGCGCTCACGAAGGCCGTGAAGGCCGGTGACGACGCTGCGATCGGCGCGATCAAACAGCGCGTGGTCTCGGAGGTCTCGTATCAGGTCGGTACGGAAGTCGGCAAACGCGTCGGCAAGTCGCTCGCGCAGAACGGCACGCGCACCGCGCGCAATCTCGCCAAACGCGGCTTCAACCGCATGGCCGAGCAATTCACGCAGCAGATGGTCGAGCGCATGGTGTCCCGGTCGTTCGACAGCGTGGTGAAGTCGACGGGCAAGCAAGTCGCCAAGGGCGCACGCGTGACGGCGGCCGATGTCACGAAGTCGTTTAGTCGGCAGATCGGGGCCCAGGGACGTCGTGCCATTGTGCGCGGCATGTGGTCGCTCTCGGGCGTGATACGCGGTGGCGTGGTCGGTGCGCGGGAGATCACGGCGGGCGCGATCGGCATCCAGCGCGCGAAGCTTCAGCGCCAGGCGCGCGATATGGGCACGGAAATGATGTGGTTGCAGTTTCTGATGGAACTCAACGGCGACGACAAGAAGCGTGTCGCCAAGCGCATGGAGACGTTGTCGGCGCAGCAGGGCGAGATCGCCGCGTCTGCCAGCGACGCCGTGACGAAGACGGGCGCTGTGCGCATTCGCATCGCCGCCTCGATGGCGTGA
- a CDS encoding CesD/SycD/LcrH family type III secretion system chaperone — translation MNSSSSTSSSLASEAHDASAADTAAIFSRFFERGGALRMLADLDESDLACVRAYALQRFKEGEIAAAQRVYFMLATLDPWSFDDWFGLGLCYQRLGQHDDALPCFAKAGVIRAADPRPSYLAGMSYESVGNAPFATKAYRATLRLCGESTQHRKLAHSARARCDALSTSSWKGNL, via the coding sequence GTGAATTCATCTTCATCGACATCCTCGTCGCTGGCGAGTGAGGCGCACGACGCGTCAGCCGCCGACACGGCGGCGATCTTCTCGCGCTTCTTCGAGCGAGGTGGCGCGCTGCGCATGCTGGCGGATCTCGACGAAAGCGATCTGGCATGCGTTCGTGCGTATGCGCTCCAACGCTTCAAGGAGGGCGAGATCGCGGCCGCGCAGCGCGTCTACTTCATGCTCGCCACGCTCGACCCATGGTCGTTCGACGACTGGTTCGGTCTTGGGCTGTGCTACCAGCGGCTCGGTCAGCATGACGACGCGCTGCCGTGCTTCGCCAAGGCCGGTGTGATTCGCGCGGCGGACCCTCGCCCCTCGTATCTGGCGGGCATGAGTTACGAGAGCGTGGGTAATGCGCCTTTTGCAACGAAGGCGTACCGCGCGACGCTACGGCTCTGCGGCGAGAGCACGCAACATCGCAAGCTCGCACATTCGGCGCGCGCCCGGTGCGACGCCCTGTCAACTTCTTCATGGAAAGGAAACCTATGA
- a CDS encoding hydantoinase B/oxoprolinase family protein, whose translation MTNALTPSAQNRAPAHQTASRWQFWIDRGGTFTDIVARRPDGTLVTRKLLSENPEQYRDAAVAGIRHLLGLSAGEPITPDLVDMVKMGTTVATNALLERKGEPLALVTTHGFRDALRIAYQNRPRLFDLDIALPEALYADVVEIDERVGAHGDVVRELDVVAARSALEALYAKGIRAIAIVLMHGYRYQTHEKTLAAMARDIGFTQVSVSHEVSPLMKLVSRGDTTVVDAYLSPILRRYVEQVAKEMPGVNLQFMQSSGGLTRADNFQGKDAILSGPAGGIVGMVRASSAAGFERVIGFDMGGTSTDVSHYNGEFERVFETQVAGVRMRAPMMSIHTVAAGGGSVLSFDGTRLRVGPESAGANPGPAAYRRGGPLAVTDCNVMLGKIQPAHFPKVFGPHANEPLDRDVVVAKFTALADEIEKATGRRQTPEALAEGFLDIAIGAMANAIKKISVQRGHDVSRYVLTTFGGAGGQHACGVADALGMTKVFAHPLAGVLSAYGMGLADQTAMRERMIEAPLADDGLVALEDALGALADDAVNALLSQGVPPSRIETVRRVHVRYAGTDSAIAVPFGSVAQMRDAFEAAYRQRYSFLMDGAALIVEVASVEAIGLSDAPVDIAPLEARTSGAPQAIDRVKLYAAGTWHDAALFERDTLLAGDTLDGPAIVAEKSGTTVVEPGWQAQMTGQGNLVLTRVVPRETQRGLGTQADPVRLEIFNNLFMSIAEQMGLRLQNTAYSVNIKERLDFSCALFDRDGNLIANAPHMPVHLGSMGESIKTVIERNRGRMREGDVFMLNDPYHGGTHLPDVTVITPVFVKDDDGASGARAAEPLFYVGSRGHHADIGGITPGSMPPDSTHVEEEGVLIDNWQLVAAGELRDRETRELLGGARYSARNVDQNMADLRAQVAANQKGVDELRRMVNDFGRDVVLAYMGHVQDNAEAAVRRVIGALGDGHYRYPLDNGAVIDVTIRVDRASRSATIDFTGTSAQLPNNFNAPRAVCMAAVLYVFRTLVDDDIPLNAGCLKPLTVIVPQGSMLNPVYPAAVVSGNVETSSAITNALYGALGSVASSQGTMNNFTFGNETYQYYETISGGSGAGNGFNGSDAVQTHMTNSRLTDPEVLEWRYPVRLESHRIRVGSGGSGRWQGGNGAVRRIRFLTPMTASILSNNRVHAPFGAQGGGTGALGANYVERVDGSREELAHIGRTQMQPGDIFVVETPGGGGFGKM comes from the coding sequence ATGACGAACGCTCTCACGCCTTCTGCCCAAAACCGCGCGCCTGCGCATCAGACCGCATCGCGCTGGCAGTTCTGGATCGACCGTGGCGGCACCTTTACCGACATCGTGGCGCGTCGCCCGGACGGCACGCTCGTCACACGCAAGTTGCTCTCGGAGAACCCCGAGCAGTACCGCGACGCCGCCGTCGCGGGCATCCGTCACCTGCTGGGGCTGAGCGCTGGCGAGCCGATCACGCCCGATCTCGTGGATATGGTGAAGATGGGCACGACAGTGGCAACCAACGCCTTGCTCGAACGCAAGGGCGAACCGCTGGCGCTCGTGACCACGCACGGCTTTCGCGACGCGCTGCGCATCGCGTATCAGAATCGTCCGCGACTGTTCGATCTCGACATCGCGCTGCCTGAAGCGCTGTACGCCGACGTCGTGGAAATCGACGAGCGTGTCGGTGCGCACGGCGATGTCGTTCGCGAGCTGGATGTCGTCGCTGCGCGTAGCGCGCTCGAAGCGCTGTACGCGAAGGGCATTCGCGCAATCGCCATCGTGCTGATGCATGGCTATCGCTATCAGACACACGAGAAGACGCTCGCCGCGATGGCGCGCGACATCGGCTTCACACAAGTGTCCGTCTCACATGAAGTTTCGCCGCTGATGAAGCTGGTCTCGCGCGGCGATACCACCGTGGTGGACGCGTATCTGTCGCCGATCCTGCGGCGTTACGTCGAGCAGGTGGCGAAGGAAATGCCGGGTGTGAATCTGCAATTCATGCAGAGCAGCGGTGGCCTCACGCGCGCCGACAACTTCCAGGGCAAGGACGCGATTCTCTCCGGTCCGGCTGGCGGCATCGTCGGCATGGTGCGTGCGTCGAGCGCTGCGGGCTTTGAGCGGGTGATCGGTTTCGACATGGGCGGCACGTCGACGGACGTCTCCCACTACAACGGCGAGTTCGAGCGCGTGTTCGAGACGCAGGTCGCCGGGGTGCGCATGCGCGCACCGATGATGAGCATTCACACGGTGGCGGCGGGGGGCGGCTCGGTGTTGTCGTTCGACGGCACGCGTCTGCGCGTAGGCCCGGAGTCGGCGGGTGCGAACCCCGGTCCGGCCGCATATCGTCGCGGTGGCCCGCTCGCGGTCACGGACTGCAACGTCATGCTCGGCAAGATCCAGCCCGCGCACTTCCCGAAGGTCTTCGGTCCGCACGCCAACGAACCGCTCGATCGCGACGTCGTGGTCGCGAAGTTCACGGCACTGGCCGACGAGATCGAGAAGGCGACGGGACGCCGTCAGACCCCCGAAGCGCTCGCCGAGGGTTTCCTCGACATCGCCATCGGCGCGATGGCCAACGCCATCAAGAAAATCTCCGTGCAGCGCGGCCACGACGTGAGTCGCTATGTGCTGACGACGTTCGGCGGCGCGGGCGGTCAGCATGCGTGCGGCGTGGCCGATGCGCTCGGTATGACCAAGGTCTTCGCCCATCCGCTCGCGGGCGTGCTGTCGGCCTACGGCATGGGTCTGGCCGATCAGACGGCGATGCGCGAACGCATGATCGAAGCGCCGCTGGCCGACGACGGTCTTGTGGCCCTCGAAGACGCCCTCGGTGCGCTGGCCGACGACGCCGTGAACGCACTCCTGTCGCAGGGCGTACCGCCATCGCGTATCGAGACGGTGCGTCGCGTGCACGTGCGTTATGCGGGCACGGACTCGGCCATCGCCGTGCCGTTCGGCAGCGTGGCGCAAATGCGCGACGCGTTCGAAGCCGCGTACCGTCAGCGCTACTCGTTCCTGATGGACGGGGCGGCGCTGATCGTCGAAGTGGCCTCGGTCGAGGCCATCGGACTGTCGGACGCGCCGGTCGACATCGCACCGCTCGAAGCACGCACGTCCGGCGCGCCGCAAGCCATCGATCGGGTGAAGCTGTACGCCGCCGGTACGTGGCACGATGCGGCGCTGTTCGAGCGCGACACCTTGCTCGCGGGCGACACCCTCGACGGTCCCGCCATCGTTGCGGAGAAGAGCGGCACGACGGTCGTCGAGCCGGGCTGGCAGGCCCAGATGACGGGGCAGGGCAATCTCGTGCTCACGCGCGTGGTGCCCCGCGAGACGCAGCGCGGGCTGGGCACGCAAGCGGATCCCGTGCGCCTCGAAATCTTCAACAACCTCTTCATGTCGATTGCCGAGCAGATGGGGCTGCGTCTGCAAAACACTGCGTACTCGGTCAACATCAAGGAGCGTCTGGACTTCTCCTGCGCGCTGTTCGACCGTGACGGCAACCTCATCGCCAACGCACCGCACATGCCGGTGCATCTGGGATCGATGGGCGAGAGCATCAAGACGGTGATCGAGCGCAATCGCGGACGGATGCGCGAGGGCGACGTCTTCATGCTCAACGACCCGTATCACGGAGGTACGCATCTGCCGGACGTCACGGTGATCACGCCGGTGTTCGTGAAAGATGACGACGGTGCATCCGGTGCGCGTGCGGCGGAGCCGCTGTTCTACGTCGGCTCGCGCGGCCATCACGCGGATATCGGCGGGATCACGCCGGGTTCGATGCCGCCGGATTCGACGCACGTCGAAGAGGAGGGGGTCCTGATCGACAACTGGCAGCTCGTGGCCGCAGGCGAACTGCGCGACCGTGAGACACGCGAGCTGCTCGGCGGGGCTCGCTACTCGGCGCGCAACGTCGACCAGAACATGGCCGATCTGCGCGCGCAGGTCGCGGCGAACCAGAAGGGCGTGGACGAACTGCGTCGCATGGTGAACGACTTCGGGCGCGACGTCGTGCTCGCGTACATGGGGCACGTGCAGGACAACGCCGAAGCGGCGGTGCGTCGCGTGATCGGGGCGCTGGGCGACGGGCACTACCGTTATCCGCTCGACAACGGTGCGGTCATCGACGTGACGATTCGTGTCGATCGGGCGTCGCGAAGCGCCACCATCGATTTCACCGGCACGTCGGCGCAGTTGCCGAACAACTTCAACGCGCCGCGTGCGGTGTGCATGGCGGCGGTGCTGTATGTCTTCCGCACGCTTGTGGACGACGACATCCCGCTCAACGCGGGCTGTCTGAAACCGCTTACGGTGATCGTGCCGCAGGGGTCGATGCTCAACCCCGTGTATCCGGCGGCGGTGGTGTCGGGCAACGTGGAGACGTCGTCGGCGATCACCAACGCGCTTTACGGCGCACTCGGCAGCGTGGCCTCAAGTCAGGGCACGATGAACAACTTCACCTTCGGCAACGAGACCTACCAGTACTACGAAACCATCTCGGGCGGCAGCGGGGCGGGCAATGGCTTCAACGGTTCGGATGCTGTGCAGACGCACATGACGAACTCCCGTCTGACCGATCCGGAAGTGCTGGAGTGGCGCTATCCGGTGCGTCTTGAGAGCCATCGCATTCGCGTGGGGTCGGGCGGCAGCGGACGCTGGCAAGGCGGTAACGGCGCGGTGCGACGCATTCGCTTCCTCACACCGATGACCGCGTCGATTCTGTCCAACAATCGTGTGCACGCACCGTTCGGGGCGCAAGGCGGCGGGACCGGCGCGTTGGGTGCCAACTACGTTGAGCGCGTAGACGGATCGCGCGAGGAATTGGCACACATCGGACGCACGCAGATGCAGCCGGGCGACATCTTTGTCGTGGAGACGCCGGGAGGCGGCGGCTTCGGGAAGATGTGA